Proteins from a genomic interval of Arachis hypogaea cultivar Tifrunner chromosome 10, arahy.Tifrunner.gnm2.J5K5, whole genome shotgun sequence:
- the LOC112715856 gene encoding uncharacterized protein isoform X1 → MGEADRGRGKRVRPERGERRWRCRAIIADRRCRCVLLLAPPPPSRKLPLLLAVAVEIAGLEPPRLHSRCSPFLSQPPSPPRSPSPLLQLSAPSSMGEAEERDPGGREDQDLSSHRAQLPLLSPAILIKSAASEASGCDFWPHLNLCRRRALLPPKTVCVCWKLPPEPLSSWFGFQYLRVEIKVVIEPPELWGVPELPPGRFRGSLLLCFSCVVTAILNAAIDIV, encoded by the exons aTGGGGGAAGCTGATCGGGGAAGGGGGAAGAGAGTGAGACCCGAGAGAGGGGAGCGCCGGTGGAGGTGTCGCGCCATCATCGCGGACCGCCGCTGCCGCTGCGTTCTGCTGCTCGCGCCGCCGCCGCCGTCCAGGAAGCTGCCGCTTCTGCTTGCCGTCGCCGTTGAGATCGCGGGCTTGGAACCGCCGCGCCTTCATTCCCGCTGCTCGCCTTTCCTGTCACAGCCACCGTCGCCGCCACGAAGTCCGTCGCCGTTGCTGCAGCTGTCAGCGCCGTCATCCATGGGTGAGGCAGAGGAGAGAGATCCGGGAGGAAGGGAGGATCAGGACCTGTCCAGCCACCGCGCACAGTTGCCGCTCCTATCACCGGCCATCCTCATCAAATCCGCCGCCTCCGAAGCTTCTGGCTGCGACTTCTGGCCGCACCTCAACCTCTGCCGCCGGAGAGCGCTGCTGCCACCGAAAACCGTCTGTGTATGTTGGAAACTGCCGCCGGAACCCCTGTCTTCTTG GTTTGGGTTCCAATATTTGCGTGTCGAAATTAAGGTTGTTATTGAACCACCGGAGCTTTGGGGAGTGCCGGAGCTTCCGCCTGGTCGGTTTAGAGGGTCATTGCTGCTTTGTTTCTCGTG TGTTGTTACCGCGATTCTTAATGCCGCTATTGATATTGTCTGA
- the LOC112715856 gene encoding uncharacterized protein isoform X3, protein MGEADRGRGKRVRPERGERRWRCRAIIADRRCRCVLLLAPPPPSRKLPLLLAVAVEIAGLEPPRLHSRCSPFLSQPPSPPRSPSPLLQLSAPSSMGEAEERDPGGREDQDLSSHRAQLPLLSPAILIKSAASEASGCDFWPHLNLCRRRALLPPKTVCVCWKLPPEPLSSWFGFQYLRVEIKVVIEPPELWGVPELPPGRFRGSLLLCFS, encoded by the exons aTGGGGGAAGCTGATCGGGGAAGGGGGAAGAGAGTGAGACCCGAGAGAGGGGAGCGCCGGTGGAGGTGTCGCGCCATCATCGCGGACCGCCGCTGCCGCTGCGTTCTGCTGCTCGCGCCGCCGCCGCCGTCCAGGAAGCTGCCGCTTCTGCTTGCCGTCGCCGTTGAGATCGCGGGCTTGGAACCGCCGCGCCTTCATTCCCGCTGCTCGCCTTTCCTGTCACAGCCACCGTCGCCGCCACGAAGTCCGTCGCCGTTGCTGCAGCTGTCAGCGCCGTCATCCATGGGTGAGGCAGAGGAGAGAGATCCGGGAGGAAGGGAGGATCAGGACCTGTCCAGCCACCGCGCACAGTTGCCGCTCCTATCACCGGCCATCCTCATCAAATCCGCCGCCTCCGAAGCTTCTGGCTGCGACTTCTGGCCGCACCTCAACCTCTGCCGCCGGAGAGCGCTGCTGCCACCGAAAACCGTCTGTGTATGTTGGAAACTGCCGCCGGAACCCCTGTCTTCTTG GTTTGGGTTCCAATATTTGCGTGTCGAAATTAAGGTTGTTATTGAACCACCGGAGCTTTGGGGAGTGCCGGAGCTTCCGCCTGGTCGGTTTAGAGGGTCATTGCTGCTTTGTTTCTCGTG A
- the LOC112715856 gene encoding uncharacterized protein isoform X2: protein MGEADRGRGKRVRPERGERRWRCRAIIADRRCRCVLLLAPPPPSRKLPLLLAVAVEIAGLEPPRLHSRCSPFLSQPPSPPRSPSPLLQLSAPSSMGEAEERDPGGREDQDLSSHRAQLPLLSPAILIKSAASEASGCDFWPHLNLCRRRALLPPKTVCVCWKLPPEPLSSWFGFQYLRVEIKVVIEPPELWGVPELPPGRFRGSLLLCFSWLLPLL from the exons aTGGGGGAAGCTGATCGGGGAAGGGGGAAGAGAGTGAGACCCGAGAGAGGGGAGCGCCGGTGGAGGTGTCGCGCCATCATCGCGGACCGCCGCTGCCGCTGCGTTCTGCTGCTCGCGCCGCCGCCGCCGTCCAGGAAGCTGCCGCTTCTGCTTGCCGTCGCCGTTGAGATCGCGGGCTTGGAACCGCCGCGCCTTCATTCCCGCTGCTCGCCTTTCCTGTCACAGCCACCGTCGCCGCCACGAAGTCCGTCGCCGTTGCTGCAGCTGTCAGCGCCGTCATCCATGGGTGAGGCAGAGGAGAGAGATCCGGGAGGAAGGGAGGATCAGGACCTGTCCAGCCACCGCGCACAGTTGCCGCTCCTATCACCGGCCATCCTCATCAAATCCGCCGCCTCCGAAGCTTCTGGCTGCGACTTCTGGCCGCACCTCAACCTCTGCCGCCGGAGAGCGCTGCTGCCACCGAAAACCGTCTGTGTATGTTGGAAACTGCCGCCGGAACCCCTGTCTTCTTG GTTTGGGTTCCAATATTTGCGTGTCGAAATTAAGGTTGTTATTGAACCACCGGAGCTTTGGGGAGTGCCGGAGCTTCCGCCTGGTCGGTTTAGAGGGTCATTGCTGCTTTGTTTCTCGTG GTTGCTGCCGCTGCTGTAA